The genomic window GCCTCCTCGGTGTGGCGATGGTGCCGATCAGTGTCGGCATGCTGCTCCTGGCGCCGGCGATGACCAGCATCCTGTTCTTCAACAACACCCCGGCAGAGACGATGGCGACCGCCTGGGTGACGATGGCCATGGTGATCGGGCTGGCGCCGTATGCCGTCTATATTCTCTCCGGCCGGATCTTCCACGCGTTCCAGGACGGGTGGACGCCGTTCAAGATGCAGGTGGCGATCACGACGGTCTCGATCGCCGGCATCCTGGTCGCCGCCTCGCTCCCGCCCGCGCAGACGGCGGTCGGCGTGGGTCTGGCGCAGACCGCCGGCCAGGGCGTCGCCGCGGTCCTCGGCATCCTCTGGGTGCGCAAGCGCCTCGGTGAGCTGCCGCTCGGTGACGTTGCGCGCAGCTATCAACGGGTGAGCGTGGCCACCGTCGCCGCGGCGATCCCCACCGTGCTGGTGGTCCTCGGCACCCGGGCGGTCCTGGACGGCACGATGGCGGCGCTGGTCATGCTGCTGGTCGGCGGACCGCTGTTCTTCCTCGTCTATGGGCTGGTCGCACACCGGTTGGGTGTCACCGAGCTCGCTGACGTGGCCGCCCCCGTGCTGCGCCGCCTCGGTCGCGGGCGCACGCGCGGCGCCGCCGCGACACCGATGGGACCCGGGGCGGGCCGCGGGGTCGCGGCCGTGGGCGGCGCGGCACCACCGAGGCCGTATGCCGAGGGGCCGGGGGCCTCTGATGGCCCGGCCGACGCGGCCGCCGACGGATCCGGCGCACCCTCGGACAGATCCGCCGGCCGACCCGCCGACGACAGTCCCGGTGAGGACGATGACACCGGGTGGCACACGGCATACGACGACCTTCAGCACGCTGAGCAGGCGTCATCAACGTGGACCACCAACGGACCCGGCCTAGGATTGGGCGAGGTCTCAGGATTTGACGACGACAGGGAGGTGTGGGGTTTGGACATCGAGCCGGGCACGATGCTGGGTCACAGGTATGTCCTGGAGGAGCTGCTGGCGCAGCGCGGGGGCGTCCTCGAGTACTGGTCCGCACAGGACGCCACCCTCGAACGACTCGTCGCGGTCACCCTGTTGCCCTCCACCGGGGACCAGGCGATCCTGGCGCACGCCGTCCTCGACGGTGCACGGCGCACCGCGGGCGTCGACGACCCTCGCCTGGTGCGGGTGCTCGACGTCGGCGAGGAGAACGGCCACTGCTGGATCGTCGAGGAGGGTCTGCCCGACGCCGAGTCCCTGGCCTCGCTGACCCACACCCACGCGCTGCCCGCCGAGGAGATCCGGCGCATCGTCGGTGAGGCGGCCATCGGGCTGGAGTCCGCCCGTCGACGAGGCCTGCACCACCTCTATCTCAACCCGCACTCCGTGCTGCGCACCCGGGACGGCAGCGTGAAGGTCTCCGGCGTCGGGGTCACCGCGGCCATCGAGCAGGCCGACGACATCGGCGCCCGCGAGGCCTCGCTGATCGACACCGCTGACCTGGTCAGCCTGCTCTACACCGGCCTCACCGCCCGGTGGCCCGGCGATGAGATGGAGGGCCTGCCGTCCGCGCGACGCCTGGCCGACGGGTCCCTGCCCGCGCCGTCGGAGGTCGCCTCCGGCGTGCCCGGCGACCTGGACGCGCTCTGCCGCTCCATGCTGGGCCTGGACTTCGACCCCTCGTCAGGTCCTCAGACCCCCGGTGAGCTGGCCCAACAGCTCTCCCCGTGGTCCTCCGACATCGTCACGACGTCCAGCCCGGGCCATTCCTCTGCCGGCGCGAGCGAGGTGGGCGCGAGCTCCACCGGCTCCCCCGACGCGGCGGACCCCAGCGCCGCGGGTGCCGCTGGAGCGGACCCCAGCGCCGCGGGTGCTGCTGGAGCGGCGGCCATCGGTGCTGCTGCAGCGGCCGGAGCAGGAGGCGACAGCGGCGCTGTCGCCGCTGAGCAGAGGGGCCGTGGCTACTTCCGCACAGAGGTCCCGCAGGAGCGTGGCGCCCGTCCTGGCGTCGGTGGCATCTCGTTCGAGCCGGACGACGAGCCGGACCTGGCGGGTCGCTATGACCGCACCCCCGACCGGGGGATGCCGCCGGGGCTGCGCGAGCGGGAGTCCGGCGGGGGTGTCGCCCCCTGGATCGTGATGCTGATCATCGGCGCGCTCCTCGCCGGTGCCGCCTTTGTCGCCTACACCGCGATCCGCGGGATGGGTGACGACACCCCGGACGACTCTGTCGCCCGCCCGCTGCCCACGAGCACCGCGGACTCCACCGAC from Ornithinimicrobium cryptoxanthini includes these protein-coding regions:
- the murJ gene encoding murein biosynthesis integral membrane protein MurJ, encoding MSEHPAATTANSGHSSASLARSSALMASGTFVSRLLGMVRVLLLAGAVGVLNSPAGNAWQTANTLPNTIYILLAGGVLNVVLVPALTRAMAMSPEKGRDFTDRLITLALVGLLVITVVFTVGAGVLTKLYALSWSGEQLALAVTFAYLCLPQIFFYGIYTLLGQILNAHEKFGWYMWAPVANNIVAIAGIIVFTVLYPQARTIGPGAWTGEMIWLLAGTATLGVAVQAGVLVWPVWRSGFRYRPRWGFRGVGLGAASRMALWMLAIIGISQAGMWLSTNVLNRATEIDPSVGGKILYENAFLIYILPHSLIATSLITAMFTQMSRAAHREDLEGLGAQYRHGLRLLGVAMVPISVGMLLLAPAMTSILFFNNTPAETMATAWVTMAMVIGLAPYAVYILSGRIFHAFQDGWTPFKMQVAITTVSIAGILVAASLPPAQTAVGVGLAQTAGQGVAAVLGILWVRKRLGELPLGDVARSYQRVSVATVAAAIPTVLVVLGTRAVLDGTMAALVMLLVGGPLFFLVYGLVAHRLGVTELADVAAPVLRRLGRGRTRGAAATPMGPGAGRGVAAVGGAAPPRPYAEGPGASDGPADAAADGSGAPSDRSAGRPADDSPGEDDDTGWHTAYDDLQHAEQASSTWTTNGPGLGLGEVSGFDDDREVWGLDIEPGTMLGHRYVLEELLAQRGGVLEYWSAQDATLERLVAVTLLPSTGDQAILAHAVLDGARRTAGVDDPRLVRVLDVGEENGHCWIVEEGLPDAESLASLTHTHALPAEEIRRIVGEAAIGLESARRRGLHHLYLNPHSVLRTRDGSVKVSGVGVTAAIEQADDIGAREASLIDTADLVSLLYTGLTARWPGDEMEGLPSARRLADGSLPAPSEVASGVPGDLDALCRSMLGLDFDPSSGPQTPGELAQQLSPWSSDIVTTSSPGHSSAGASEVGASSTGSPDAADPSAAGAAGADPSAAGAAGAAAIGAAAAAGAGGDSGAVAAEQRGRGYFRTEVPQERGARPGVGGISFEPDDEPDLAGRYDRTPDRGMPPGLRERESGGGVAPWIVMLIIGALLAGAAFVAYTAIRGMGDDTPDDSVARPLPTSTADSTDDPSDTADDETSDAETTTEAPEPGAPIELVGASDFDSTGGEEKPDLTRFAIDDDPETWWNTFTYLTPNWGGLKEGVALVVDTGESQPISEVTVEFPEGDYGATIYVGDSSDDTSGTEIGTSDSASGTWTVAPDEPVSGRYIVIYFDRAWPGPGGEVVRVSEVTARS